In Flavobacterium praedii, the DNA window ACGGCCGCCGCATAAAACGGAATCCTAGATCCGTAATGTCCCAAAATACCTCCAACAACGGGCCCAATAATAAAACCAAGTCCAAAAGCAACACCAATCATTCCGAAGTTTTTGGCTCTGTTCTCGGGCGTACTCACATCGGCTATATACGCCGAAGCAGTCGAAATACTTGCACCCGTTAATCCTGCAATTATTCTTCCTATAAACAACCACGTAATAGTTGGTGCAAACGCCAACAATAAATAATCCAATGAAAAGGCAAAAAGTGAAATTAAGATTATGGGTCTTCTCCCAAATTTATCGCTCAAATTACCAATTAAAGGCGCAAACATGAACTGGGTTATCGCATACGCAAAGGTCAACCAACCTCCGTATTTTGCCGCTTCGCTAACATCTCCATGAATTAATTCCTTAATCAATTTTGGAATAACTGGAATGATAATTCCCCAACCAGTTATGTCAATTAGCATAGTGATGAAGATAAAACTGATAGCGGCTTGTTTTTTATTTGATGCCATAAATAAATTAGTTAGTTAAGACAAATAAACAAAAAATCTGTTTAGAAAGCGATACTTGATTTTTTGTTTTTTTATAAACAAAAAACCTGTACTCAATTTTATAGTAAGTATTATTCTAAAAAGGTTTTTTTTTAAGTTCCGAAACACTCATCATCAACAGAATATCCAACTTACAAAAGTAAAGTAGTCTTAATAAAAAAAGTATAGTTTAAAATTACCTAAACTAAGGGTTTTGCCCTCATTATTTTTAATTAATCATATATAAATAAAGCCTTAAACCAGCACAAAGTGAAACCAGTACACAACATAAATGCACCGAGATTTTAACAGAAATAAAAAGCTATTGATTATTTATATTCGAAGTAATTTCTTGTGAAATTTTAATATATTTACATCAGAATATTATCTTTAACAAGTATATCCCTATGAAGAAAATTTTACTTTATTTGTTTCTTTTAACGTCTCTTAGTTTTTATGCTCAAGTTGCCAATATGACTCACTGTGCAGGAGACACTACTTTTAACTTAACTTACCACAACTCTTTATTAATTGGCAATTTAAATCCTGCTGAAACTACAGTTAGTTATCATCTAACTACTGCGGATGCCTCTAATGGTGTAAATGCTATTTCAAATCCAACGAATTTTATTGTCCCACAAATTCAACCCAACCTCTTAGCTTCGCAGACCATTTATGCAAGAATCAATCATCTGGGAAACATTACTACTAATTATTTTAGTCTGATTGTAAATCCTGTTTTTTTAGTAGCTGCTAGGATAGAACCTATAAATTGCTATAGCAATGGTACCATTACACTTGACATATTTGGCGGGCAGGCTCCTTTTAATTTTTTTTTCAATGGTTCTCTCAGTACTGATAACCTTTTGATTTACGGCCCTGTCAGCACTCTTATCATTCCAAACTTAGTTGCTGGAACATATAATATTGAAATAATAGACGCAATTGGTTGTATTACTCATGGTTCTTGGACTATAGAACCCTCATCGACAATACCTCTAGACACACCCAAAGCAACAGTCATAAACGCAACTTGCAAAGGCAGTAAAAATGGTGCAATAAACATAAACGCTACAGGAGGAAAAGAACCTTTCAACTATTCCATAGACAATGGAGCGAATTATTTCCCAAGTAATACATTTACAAATTTAGCAGCAGGCAACTATACTGTTTATGTTAAAGATGCTAGTGCTTGCATAAACTCAACAAGCGCTTCAGTAACCGAGCCTAATTTGCTACAAATGTCGGCAGCCATAACAAAACCTATAGATTGTATAAGCAATGCTACAATTACAGTTACTGCAACTGGAGGAACTGCTCCATATACCTATTCAAAAGATGGAATCACATTCGTTCAGAGTAACGTATTTGATAATTTAGTTGCAGGAACGTACAGCACTTATGTAAAAGATGCTAAAGGTTGTATCAATCAAAATTCAACAGTTATCACTCCATTAGTATCTCTAAATGCAACTATTACAAAAACGGATGTACGTTGTAAAGGAAATAATAATGGTTCTATTACTGTCAATGCTACAGGAGGACAAGCTCCTTATACTTACTCGATTGACAATGGATTTACTTTTGTTTCAAGTACTATTTTTACAGATCTATCAACTGGAACTTACAGTATGATAGTAAAAGATGATTTGAATTGTACAACATCTGTGACCACAACAATAAGCGAACCTATTCTTATATCATTAACAACAGCACTAACAAAACCTTTGGACTGTATAAGCAATGCAATTGTAACAGTTACTTCAACTGGAGGCACTGCTCCATACACCTATTCAAAAGATGGAATTACATTTGTGCAAAGTAATGTATTTGATAATTTAGTTGCTGGCACCTATACCACTTCCGTGAAAGATGCAAATGGTTGCATCAATAGTTCTAATGCTATAACTATAAGTCCATTACTACCGCTAAGTATATCATCAACAGTTCTAAATGTAACTTGCAATGGAAACAGCGATGGTATAATTACCATAAGTGTTGCGGGAGGAAAAGCACCATTCTACTATTCCATTGACAATGGAGTAACTTTTGTTTCTAGCAATGTGTTTAAAAATTTAGTCCCAGGAACTTACAACATAACTGTAAAAGATGCTAGTAACTGTATATCATCTATGATTGCAACAGTAGTAGAACCAATTCCTTTATCTGCTACAACAGCCATAACAAAAACTATAGATTGTCTAAGCAATGCTACTGTTACTGTTACTGCAACTGGAGGAACTGCTCCATATACCTATTCAAAAGATGGAATCACATTCGCTCAGAGTAATGTTTTCGATAATTTAGTTGCGGGAACGCACACCCTTTATGTAAAAGATGTTAATAGTTGTATCAATCAAAATCTCACTGTTATTTCACCTTTAACACCATTAAATGCAACAACTACGAAAAAGGATGTACTTTGCAAAGGCGACAATACAGGTTCAATAACAGCTATAGCAACTGGTGGACAGTCTCCGTATACTTATTCCTTAGATGGAATTACTTTTAATACCATTAATACCTTAACTAATTTACGTGTTGGCACTTTCAACATTACTGTAAAAGACACTAATGGCTGTACTGCTACAACAACAATTGCTTTAACAGAACCAGCAGAAAATCTATCAGCTACTGCAATATTAATTAATGATCAAGGAATAATTGTGAATGCAAATGGAGGAACTGCACCTTATAACTATTATTTACAAAACAATAACGGAATCGTAGTTGCCGGTCCACAAAAAGATGGAATTTTTACCAGATTACCAATTGGACGTTACTCTGCACAAGTAACGGATGTTAATGGTTGTGGATATATACACTGGAGCGTTGAAGTTGTGCAGGCACCAGTCCTTTCTGCCACTGTACAAGTTGATTCTATAAAATGTAATGTTCCCGGAACCATAACCGTTAATGCTACTGGAGGCTTTCAACCCTACTACTATTCATATGACAACGGCACAACATATACGAATTCAAATGTATACTCAAGTTTTAAACCAGGTACCTATGCAATAAAAGTACGTGATTATCAAAACACAACATTTTCAATTGTTGCAATGATTACAAAAGGGAGTGTTCCCGTAATTAATGTAGCAACTACTAATATAAGCTGTAAAGGTGATGCCAGCGGCTCCATAACTGCTAATGTAACTACTGGACTCGCTCCATATACTTATTCTCTAGACAACGGTCCTTTTATAAATGGCAATAGCAATATAACTTTTACTAATTTGTATGCTGGTACACATAATATCACTGTGAAGGACGCCAATGGTTGCCTCGCAACGAATCAAGTTAGTATCTCAGAACCTATTTCTAAATTAATGACTGTGACGACAGTAATAAATCAAACTATTACCGTCAACGCAACAGGCGGAGCCGGTAATTACAGCTATGCAATATCTCCTAATTTAGATAAATTTTCAACGAACAATATTTTCTCAGGATTAACTCCAGGCTCATACGTTGTACTTACTTCAGATGTGAATGGTTGTTATATCACGATGAATGCCGTAGTTGATCCTCCAGCTCCTTTAATAAATGGCCAAATCAAATTTACTTTAGAGTTTAAGCCTGGACAAACTTTGGCAGATCTTATCATTGATGGTCAAAATATTAAATGGTACATCAATCAGAATCCTTTGGCTGGAAAAACAAGTAAAACAAGTGAAGTTCCTTTACCATTATCAACTGTGATTGTAGATGGAACTACCTACTATGCTTCACAAACCATAAACGGTATTGAAAGCACAGAAAGATTGGCGGTAACAGTAAAATCAGCGACTTTAGGAACGAATGATCTTGCGATTAAAGATTTTACATATTATCCAAATCCGATAAAAAATGTTTTAACAGTTTCGAATACTTCTATTATTGATGAAGTTAGTCTAATCTCCATAAAAGGAGAAATCCTTTTGGTTAAAAAAATAAATAATTTACATTCCGAAATTGATTTATCCAATTTATCTAAGGGTATTTATTTTCTAAAAGTAAAAGCAGAAGGAACAGAAAAAATAGTCAAGCTAATAAAAGAATAAACCATTATATTTCAACAAAAAACCCGACTCGTATCACAAGTCGGGTTTTTTTATTTTAATCCTGAAAACTTCTTATAAGTATCGGGACTGAAATCTAAATTCTAAATTTTGCCATCTAAGTTCTACAACTCAAATGCTTTTTTAGGATTGTTGTCACAAAGCAATTCTAATGGGTTTTCTAGGGCTTCTTTAACCGCTACCAAGAAACCAACAGACTCACGACCATCAATAATTCTGTGGTCATAAGAAAGTGCCACATACATCATTGGGTGAATTTCCACTTTACCGTTTACTGCAATAGGGCGTTCGATAATGTTGTGCATTCCAAGGATTCCAGATTGAGGTGGGTTTATAATTGGTGTAGACAACATACTTCCAAAAACACCACCGTTTGTAATGGTGAATGTTCCTCCTGTCATGTCATCAACTGTAATTTGTCCATCACGTGCTTTAATAGCCAAACGTTTGATATCCGCTTCAATTCCACGGAAAGTCAAGTTTTCGGCATTACGTACTACAGGTACCATTAATCCTTTTGGTCCAGAAACCGCAATGGAAATATCGCAAAAATCGAAAGCAATTTTATAATCACCGTCCATCATAGAGTTTACATCTGGATATAATTGTAATGCTCTTGTAACCGCTTTAGTGAAAAATGACATATAGCCTAAACCAATTCCTCCATGTTTTGCTTTGAATGCATCTTTGTATTCATTACGCAACGTGTTGATTGGCGTCATGTTTACTTCATTGAAAGTAGTCAGCATCGCTGTTTCATTTTTCGCAGCCACTAATCTTTCGGCAACTTTACGACGCAACATAGACAACTTCGTTCTTTCTGTACCACGAGAACCTCCAGTAGGTGTTCCCATAGATGGCACAGCATTTACAGCATCGTCCTTTGTAATTCTACCAGCTTTTCCAGTCCCAACAATAGTTTCTGGAGCTATGTTTTTTTCGTCTAATATTTTTCTTGCTGCAGGAGAAGGATGTCCTAGCCCCCCAGCCCCCGAAGGGGGAGCTTGAGCTACAACTGGTATTGCTTTAATTTCTTCTTTTTTTACTTCAACTACTTTCTCAACAGTTTCTACAGTAGTTCCCCCTTTGGGGGCGGAGGGGGCTCCATCAGTATCAATAAGACAAACTACTGCTCCAACAGCAACCGTATCTCCTTCTTCTGCTTTTAGCGTGATAATTCCGCTAACTTCTGCTGGCAATTCAAGAGTTGCTTTATCTGAATCAACCTCTGCAATTGCTTGGTCTTTTTCTACATAATCTCCATCCTTTACTAACCAAGTTGCAATTTCTACTTCTTTGATTGATTCCCCTGGTGATGGGACTTTCATTTCTAAAATCATACAATTTTTGTTTAAAGTTTAAATCGTTTAAAGTTGCAAGTTTTGTTAAACCTGAAACTTTAAACCTGAAACAATTCTTTTTATCTAAATAAATTTTTATCAAATACCATTCTGATTGCATCTGCCTGACGACGTTTTGCTCTGGTATAACTTCCTGCAGCTGGTGCAGCATAAGCTTTTAGCGATGCTAATCTCCATTTTACCAAATCAAAATTCATCAACATATAACTATAAGCTCCCATGTTTTTCGGTTCTTCTTGTGCCCAAACATAATCATCTGCATTTGGATATTGCGCGATAATGGCTTTCAATTGCTCCACAGGTAATGGAAACAACTGTTCGATACGAACAACAGCCACATCAGTACGTCCGTTTTTCTCTCGTTCAGCAGTAATATCATAATAGAATTTACCCGTACAGAAAACTAGACTTTTCACATCCGCTTTATTTACGGTCACATCATCAAACGTTTCTTGGAAACTTCCGTTGGCAAAATCTTCTACTGGAGAAACTACTCTTGGATCACGCAATAAACTCTTTGGTGTAAATACAATAAGAGGTTTACGGAAATTGGTTTTCATTTGTCTTCTCAACAAATGGTAGAAATTTGCAGGTGTTGTACAATCAGCAACATACATATTTTGTCTGGCACAAAGTTGCAAATAACGTTCCATTCTTGCTGAAGAGTGCTCTGCTCCTTGCCCTTCATAACCGTGTGGCAATAACAATACGATTCCGTTTTGATTGTTCCATTTGTCTTCACCGCAAGAAATGTATTGATCTAACATAATCTGTGCTCCATTACTGAAATCTCCAAATTGTGCTTCCCAAATAGTCAACGTTTTTGGGCTTGCCAAAGCATATCCATAATCAAATCCTAAAACACCATATTCTGACAATAGGGAATTGAAGATGTGAAACTTACCTGTTGCCCCTTCTAGATTGCTCAATAAAGTAACTTCTTCTTCAGAATCCTCTACTTTGACAACGGCGTGACGGTGTGAAAAAGTACCACGCTCTACGTCTTGTCCCGAGATACGAACATCGTACCCTTCTTTCAACAAAGATCCATAAGCCAAATGTTCGGCCATAGCCCAATCTAACTTATTGGTTTCGAAAAACATTGTTTTTCTGTCGTTGATTAATTTTTGGATTTTATTGATAAACTTTTTATCGGTTGGCAAGTTGCAAATTACATCTGCTATTTTAGTCAACTCTTCTTTTGGATAAGAAGTGTCTACTTTTTCAAGCATTTTTTTATCGGTAACTTGCTTAAATCCGCTCCATTCATTTTTCATAAATGGAGTTATAATTGTCAAATCTTTTTTACGAGATGCCTCAAGATTTTCTTCTAGATCTGTTTTATATTCTTTTTCTAATGCATTAACATAAGAAGCATCTATAACACGTTCTGCCAATAATTTTTCGGCATAAATATCACGCGGATTTTGATGTTTTGAAATTATTTTATACAAAACTGGTTGTGTAAAACGAGGTTCATCGCCTTCGTTATGACCGTATTTTCTATATCCTAATAAATCAATAAATACGTCACGACCAAATTCCATTCTAAAATCCAATGCAAATGCCATGGCATGTACAACAGCTTCAGCATTATCTGAATTTACATGTAATACAGGGGACAAAGTTACTTTGGCCACATCCGTACAATAAGTTGAAGAACGGGCATCCAGATAATTAGTCGTAAAACCAACTTGATTATTAATCACAATATGAATAGTTCCTCCTGTTTTGTACCCATCTAATTGAGCCATTTGAATGATTTCATACAATATACCTTGCCCAGCAATTGCAGCATCTCCGTGAACAGCAATAGGTAATACTTTAGAAAAATCATCTGGATAATAACGGTCTTGTTTGGCTCTGGTAATTCCTTCAATAACGGCACCTACTGTTTCAAGATGAGAAGGATTTGGCGCTAAATTAATATTGATTTTTTTACCCGATCTTGTTACTTTATCTGCAGTAAGACCTAAATGGTATTTTACGTCTCCATCAAAATATTCCTGATCGTAATCTTTACCATCGAATTCTCCAAAAATATCTTGGGTTGATTTACCAAAAATATTCGCCAATACATTCAAACGACCACGGTGTGCCATTCCCATTACAAATTGCTCTACTCCTTTATCGGCTGCTTTCTCGATTAAAGCGTCAAGAGCTGGAATTATAGATTCTCCACCTTCTAGTGAAAAACGTTTTTGCCCTACATATTTAGTATGCAAAAAGTTCTCGAAAGAAACAGCTTGATTTAATTTATATAGAATGGCTTTTTTTTCTTCAGATGTAAAGTTAGGCTGATTGTCATTTATTCTTAATTTCTTTTGAATCCATTCTACCATTTCTGGTTTACGAATGTAGATATATTCAATTCCAATATGCTGACAATAGATGGTATCTAAATGCCCTATAATTTCTTTAAGCGTACAAGGTTGCACACCTATTACTTTGGCTGCATCAAAAACGGTATTCAAATCCGAAGCTGAAAGCCCAAAATTTTCTAAGTCAAGTGAAGGCAAATATACCCTTCTATCCCTTACAGGATTGGTCTTTGTAAACAAATGACCACGACTGCGATAGCCTTCGATTAATTTAATAACCTTAAATTCTTTTTGAAGTTTATCTGAAATTGGTGTGCATTCGATTGCACTTGAAACTGTGCTAGTTGGTGCCACAGTTGGTGTATAAGCAACTTGATTTTCCTCATTATAGGTAGTCATACCAAAGTCAAATCCTTGAAAAAAACTTCTCCAACTTGGTTCTACGCTATCTGGATTTTCTAGATATTGATCGTATAATTGAGCAAAAAATTCGGAATGTGCTGCGTTTAAAAATGAAAACCTATCCATAATGTTATTGAATATACTTTTTGTTAAATAGTTTGGCAAAAATACAATAAAGCAATTTATTTAAATCGATTTTTTACGTACTTTTACGTAAAAATATGTTAAATAAAAGCCACTAACATGAAAAAAAACGCCTCTCCTTATTATTTAAAGTCAATTTTTATATTCATAGTCTTATGCTTTTGCGAAAACGTAATAGCTCAATACCAACAAATACCCCAGTCTAGAAGTCCGTTTTGGCAAAATGTTCAATTTGGTGGTGGTTTAGGGTTGAGTATTGGAAGCGGTTACACTGAAATTTCGGTTGCTCCGAGTGCTATTTATAATATAAATCCCTATTTGGCTACTGGTTTAGGCCTACAAGCAAGCTATGTATCTTCCAAAAACAATTATAATTCAGGAATATATGGTGCAAGCATACTCACCTTTATAAATCCAATACCCGAAATTCAGTTCTCCATAAATTTAAATGAATCCTATGTTACTAATCATTACGAAGCTTTTTATGGACAAAATGGCTATACAGACCAATTTTGGAATACTGCTTTGTTTCTTGGAGCGGGTTATCGTACAGGAAATGTAACCATTGGACTCGCTTACAATGTATTGTATAAAGAAAATGACAATGTTTATAGTGATCCTTTGATGCCTTTTGTGAGGGCTTATTTTTGATTAAAAAGTTGCTCAGTTTTTAAGAATCTAAGCTTCTAAAATAAAAGTATTCTAAAAATATCAGATTCTTAAAAACTTAGAAACTTTACTTATATTTATTCCGAAACCACACCTTTTGCCATTCTCTTTTTAAAATTAAAAAAGCAACTTGTTCGGCTAGAATTACTAAATCGGAACCGTCCAGTTTTTTAATTTCCTCTTCGGAAACATCAATTATGTATAACAAATTGAGATATTCGGCAAACTTATACTGAATCAGTCTATATATTTTTTCGTGCAATTGGGATTTCAGCTCATCTGGAGAAAGACTCAATGGAAAATCAACAGCTTCATTAGCCAAATTAAAATCCTTATTCAATTGAACAATCAAATTGATATAAAGTGTTTCACTTTCTGCTTCCTGAAGTAACAAATCGGTATTTAAAGGTGCTATAAACATAATTTTAATTTCAAAATTCAATGGCAATCGCAAAACTCAATTAGTGACAAACAGTAAAATTTCACGAAGAAACATTCTAATTACATTGGCAACAAAAAAATTCAATTCAAATTTAAACTTTCAAGATTCATATTCCAATTGAATTTTGTTATTGACATTATCACACCTTCCTTCCCATCAGGTTTTCACCAAAAGCTCTCAGCATTTCTTTTTTAGAAAGTGCAATATCCATTTTATCTAAAGTTTCAAATGCTTGAAAAGTGTACTCTTTTATAGCATCTTGCGTAGCGGCAGATGCACCCGATTGATTAAAAATAGACTTAACCTCCTTTATTTTTGAGTCATTATCACTAGAATGAGTAGCAAACAAATCATTCAATTGCTGAGCCTGTCTAGCATCCGAAAATTCAATTGATTTCAAATACAAATAGGTTTTTTTGTTTTCAATAATATCGCCGCCCACTTGTTTTCCAAATGTTTCGGGATCCCCAAAAGCATCTAAATAATCATCTTGCAATTGAAAAGCCAAACCTAAATGCAACCCAAAATTATAAATTAAAGTAGCATTTTCTTCAGAAGCATTCGCTATAATAGCCCCCATTTTCATTGCTGCAGCAACCAATACGGCTGTTTTGTACTCAATCATTTTGAGATATTCTGGAATAGTAACGTCTTTACGAGTTTCAAAATCGACATCCCATTGTTGACCTTCACAAACTTCAAGAGCTGTTTTGCTAAACAATTTAGCCAAATCCCTAAAAACACTTGGCTCGTATTGTTCAAAATATTGGTAAGCCAAAATCAACATGGCATCACCTGATAGAATTCCCGTATTGATATCCCATTTTTCATGCACCGTTGATGAACCTCTTCGTAACGGAGCATCATCCATTATATCATCATGCACCAATGAGAAATTATGAAAAACTTCAACAGCCATAGCAGCAGGAAGTGCTTCTTTATAATCTACATTAAAAACCTCAGCGGTCATTAAAGTCAAAACAGGACGCATCCGTTTACCGCCTAATTGCAATATATAATCTATTGGCTCATAAAGATTCTTTGGTTCTTTACTGATTTTCTGATTTTCTAAATAGCTAATGAAAAATTCTTGATACTGATGAATAGCGTGCATAAAATAAGGACTAATTTATTTTTTTGAAGTCTTTTTATTCGAATATAAAGATCCAAAGATACAATTCAAATATGAATTATTGGATTGTAAATTACTGTAAAAAAGCAACTATAGTTTTTCCTTATAATATTCATTGAAAAATACATTGGAAACTTTATTGGTTTTTAAAGTTTCCTTCTTATATTTGCGTCATAAAAAACAAAAGAAACTTTATTAGTGTTTAAAGTTTCCTGATGATTTTTCCTTTAACAAAAATTTCAAAACAAAAGATTAGGCAATAACATTACTAAAAATAACTACCATGGAAAATGAATGGGCCATTGACTCAAACCAATCAGACGTATTAATTAAATCGAGACATTCACTCATTGGTTATATGCCTGGAAACAAAACCAATTTCAAAGGCCACGTAGCCATAGAAAACAATGAAGTAGAAGATGCTTCGATTGAATTTTCATTAAATGTACATGACAAAAAAGTGAATTCGATTCAAAAAAATAAAGAACCAAAATTCATCGATTTGTTTGAAGAAGATGAAACTCCATTGATACAATTCAAATCGACCTCTTTTCAGAAGATAAATAAAAACATCAATTTCTTGAAAGGCTTTTTAACCATCAAGAACATTACCAAAGTTGTCGAATTGGATACCGAATTTATTGGATTCAACAATTACAACGGTGTTCAAAAAGCTTCTTTTGAAGTTACTGGAAACATCAATCGCAAAGATTTTGGACTGAATTACAATATACTTTCCCACAATGGAGGTTACCCAATAGGCAGGGATATTAAACTCATTGCTAACTTAGAATTTACTCATTAATAATTACCAACTCGTATTAAACATTACAAAAATCAAAACCTCATTTACCAACTAACTTTTACTGTATTATTTAATTACAAATAAGTTACCCATAAAATGAAAGAAAAAATTATATCAAAAGCGGCGGAACTCTTCTTAAAACTAGGTTTCAAAAGTGTTACGATGGACGATATTGCAAATGAAATGTGTATTTCTAAAAAAACGATTTACAAATTTTTCTGCAACAAGGAAATCCTAATCGAAGAAAGTACAGAGATGGTCCATCAAACCATTCATGAAAGCATTAATACTATCGCAGCAAAAAATTACAATGCCATCAAAGAAAATTTTGAAATCAAAAAAATGTTCAAAGAGATGTTTAAATCTGGAGAAAATTCACCAGCCTATCAATTGAAAAAACATTATCCAGAGATTTATAACACCGTAATGTCAAGAGAAATAAACGAATGCAACACGGTCTTTAGACAAAATATTGTAAAAGGAATTCAACAAGGTTTGTACCGAGAAAATTTGAATATCGATATCTACGTAGGATTTTATTACAACCTTATTTTTAGCATTCACGGAATGGCTAGTACGGAAAAAGAATCACAAAAATTAGAATTAGAAGCATTAGAATACCAC includes these proteins:
- a CDS encoding TetR/AcrR family transcriptional regulator, encoding MKEKIISKAAELFLKLGFKSVTMDDIANEMCISKKTIYKFFCNKEILIEESTEMVHQTIHESINTIAAKNYNAIKENFEIKKMFKEMFKSGENSPAYQLKKHYPEIYNTVMSREINECNTVFRQNIVKGIQQGLYRENLNIDIYVGFYYNLIFSIHGMASTEKESQKLELEALEYHTRAMATLSGIAELEQQLQNPTLL